GCGGCGGCGACGGCCCGGTCAATCATCTGGCGCCGTACCAGCGGCTTCTCGACGACTGAGCGCTGTCGTTTTCCGACTGATTTGACCGACGGCAAGCGGCCCCGTGTCCGCTGCTCACGCCGTTTCGTGCATCGAACCGTCCCTTCGGATCAATCCCAAAAGCCGGCCCGGGTAAACCGCAAGGTCTTGTTGCGGCAGCGCGGGCAAAGGTAGCCTCCCTCCAGGAGGCGCGCCACCATGCCGTCCGGCAGACGCCATGCGAGAAGCGCCGGGCCGTGGGACGGGGCGAGATGCGGAGAAGGCGGCCCGTGCGTGGGCCATGCATCATGCCGGAGGCGAATCGCCGGCTTTTCGAAAGGGATGGCCCGGCGTTAGCCCTTGGGCTTGCCGCCGTGCCGGGGCTTCATGGGACCCATCTCGATTTTGAGGCCGTCCGCGCCCAAATTGAGCGACACTCCCTTGCTGGTGGAGCGTAACTTCAAGATGACGCCATTGGTATTTTCCAGCCACTGCACGCCCTTGCCCTCAATGGCCGTGAAGCCGGCGCGCGCTTGGAAAAAGGCTCCGGGAAAGTCTTCCAGCCGCTTGAGGCGGTAGACTTCCCCGACGGCGGTGACCTTCGACACGCCCAGGCCGCCGACGCCCAACCCGCCGACCTTGAAGGGATACGTACGTCCCTTGAAGGTCACTTCGCCCCGGCCGCCCGTGGCGCTCAGGATGAATCCGCCTTGGCCGATCTGCATGGAGACATAGGCGCTGGGCCGACCGAGATCCTCGGCCAGCACGAGGGTGGGAGCCGCGGCACAGGCCAGAAGAAGAAACACGGTCGCCGCGATCAGGCTGTGTCGGAAAAAGGAAAAAAGAGGAAAGCGCATCATACGAAAACCCTTGCTGTTGTCGGGTTGTAACCTGGAGAATCGTATGTGCCGCTATACCTCTTTTCGCGGGAACTAATCAAGGAATTCGGGCAAAGACGGTGAGCCCATCAGGCGGGCGGCCCAACGGGGGGGCCGGTCCCGCGCCGGAAAGGAGCGTTTCCCTATCCGGCGCGTTGGAGCCGCTACAAGGAGGCCGCCAGCGGTCGGACGATATCGGCCTGGGTCGCGTCCTGTTCCCCGACTTCTTGATTCTGGGGCAAAAGCGCGGCCGCTTCGGCCTGGGCATACTGCGCCGTGAGCTCCTCGAACAGTTCGGCCACAGGCATGATGCGATCCACCCGCCAGGCGTTTTGGCCGGCGAAGGCAAAGCCTTGTGTAAGCCGTCCGCGTTGGGCATTGGCCAGGGCCAACGTAATGCAGTAGGGCGCTTTCCCGTGCTCGCAGGAATGGATGCAATGGTACGGACAGGAGGAGGGCGTTTTGTCGCCATTGGCGACGCGCTCCAGGAAGCCGTTGCGGATGGCCCGGCCGGGCATGCCCACCGGACTTTTGATGATGACCAGATCTTGTTCGGTGGCCGCGATGTAAGTTTGCTTGAAGCGTTCGTCGGCGTCGCACTCGTCGGTAGCCACAAAGCGGGTCCCCATCTGTACGCCGGCCGCGCCGAGGGTGATGAAGCGGCGGATGTCGGCCCCGGTGTAAACGCCGCCGGCGGCGATGACCGGGATGGGCAATCCGTTCGGCGCGGTGTAGGGGCCAAGGCCGGCAACGACCTCGGTGACGAGTTTTTCCAGGGCAAAAGCCGGGTCGTCGATCTGCTCGGCCTTGAACCCCAGGTGTCCGCCGGCCATGGGGCCTTCCACCACGAAGGCGTCCGGAGTGCGGCCGAAGCGCGACAGCCATTTTTTGCACAGGATGACGGCGGCCCGGGCCGAGGAAATGATGGGCACGAGCTTGGTCTTGGAGCCTTCGGTCAGGTAGGAGGGCAGATCGAGAGGCAGGCCGGCGCCGGAGAAAATGACGTCGACATTTTCCCTGAGGGCCGTTTTGACCAAGTCGGCGAAGTTGGCCATGGCCACCATGATGTTGACGCCGAGGGCTCCGGCGGTCTTGGCGCGAACGGCCCGGATTTCCCTGGCAAGAGTCCGGTTGTTGGCTTCGATATAATTGGAGGAAAAATCCGGTTCTTTCACGCCGATGCCCGCTGCGGAAATGACGCCGAGGCCGCCGGAGGCGGCCACAGCGGATGCCAGGCCGGAAAGTGAAATGCCGACTCCCATGCCGCCCTGGACGAGGGCCACGGGGAGAAACAGGTCACCGATTGTCAAGGAAGGGAACGACAAGCAAACTCCAGACGGTTAAAAGACGGGCGCAATGTTGCGGCGGTCAGGCGATCCAGCATAGAGATAGGTGCTCGATGAGCGTATCAGGGCGCGGCGAGAGAGGCAACAGGATTCATCGGCCGAAAAGCGCTTTGGGTCCGGGAAGCGGTGCCAACTTCGCTGCGAGGCATGAGAATGTTGTTTGCCTCATTTTGCAACTGTTTTGCCGCACAGGGCGCGGTCAACGGGAAATAGTGTCGCAACCGGCCATGGCGCGCACCTCGGCCGGTGTTTTTCCGGCCTCGCGCAGGGCGCGCAGCGTCAGGGACTTGTCGCGTTTGGCATAGCGGCGGCCCGTCGCATCGCGCAAAAGCGGATGGTGGCGGTAGCGGGGTGTCGGCAGATCCAAAAGAGCCTGCAACAGACGATGGATATCCGTGGCCGCGAACAAGTCCTGGCCTCTGGTGACCAGTGTGACGCCCTGCAAGGCGTCGTCGACCGTGACACTGAGATGGTAGCTTGTCAAAACGTCCTTGCGGGCCAGCACGACATCGCCAAAACGGGCGGGGGCGGCCCGTATTTCCCCCCGCGCTGCATCGTGCCAGGTCAGTTCGCCCGCCTGGGCGCAGGCCCGGGCCATGTCCAGCCGCCAGACGCAGGGGTGCGTTCGGACCCGCGCCGCGCGCTCGGATTCGGACAGGTTGCGGCAGGTGCCCGGATAAATGGGGCCGACGTCGTCGTTTTCCTGGGGCGCGGCGAGTTCCCCGATCTCGCGACGCGTGCAAAAGCAGGGATAAATGAGGCCCCTTGCGCGCAAATGGCCAAGCGCCGCCGCGTATTCCGCCATATGCGCGGACTGGACTCGCACGGGCTCCTCCCAGGTCAGGCCCAGCCAGTGCAAATCTTCCAGCATCTTCTGGGTGTAGGCCGGCTTGCAGCGTACAGGGTCGATGTCCTCGATGCGCAACAAGAAGCGCCCGCCGGCTTCCCGCGCCGCGCAAAAGGCGGTGAGCGCCGAAAAGGCGTGCCCCAGGTGCAAAAAACCGGTGGGGCTCGGCGCGAAGCGGGTGACGGTCATGTTATATGCGCCCGGCGAGACGCGGGACCACGAAGGAACACATCTCGGGAACGGGGCAAGGACGTCGGAATACACCGAGAGTATCCGAACAGTTTGCTTGAAAGAATTGGGGAATCTTCACTTCGATGAGGTGGGGCAAAATTCACTCAATAACGGCGTCGGGCCAGATTTTGCCCCGTTTTTGCCCCAAACGTGTCTCGGCTGTCAATGAAACACAGAGAGCTCATTGGAAGAAATGAGCCAAAAAGACAAGCCCCGAAGGGGTGATGGAATCAGCGGGGCTTGGTTGGAAGCTGATTGGCGGAGAGGGTGGGATTCGAACCCACGTGCCGGTTATTAGCCGACAACCCGATTTCGAGTCGGGCCCGTTACGACCACTTCGGTACCTCTCCGCTCGTCAAAGAAAGACGCGCAACGAATTTGGAAAAATACACCTCTTGGGTGGTCTTGGCAAGCATTTATTCGTTGTCCGTGTCAGCCGGCCGGCTGCGCCGCTCCCGGAAAAAGTCCCGCAACAGCCCGCCGCAGGTTGCTTCAAGCACCCCGGACAGCACATCGAAACGGTGGTTGAAAAAGGGCAGGTCCGGACCGGGCAGCATCGAGGCGATGGCCCCGGTGCGGGGGTCGGACGCCCCGTAGACGAGCAGCCCCACCCGGGCGTGGATCATGGCCCCCAGGCACATGACGCACGGTTCCAGGGTCACGGCCATAATCGAACCCGGCAGACGGTAATTGCCGACGTGGGCCGCGGCCTGGCGCAGGGCCAGAATCTCGGCGTGGGCCGTGGGGTCGTGGCGCGTAATGGGCGCATTGCCGGCCGCGCCGAGCAGTTCGCCCGCCGCCGAGAGCACCACCGCGCCGACAGGCGCTTCGCCCTGGGCGGCCGCTCCCCGGGCTTTTTCCAGGGCCAGCGCCATCACCGCCTCGAAGCTGGCCCAGCCCGGCGGGGAAGGGGGAAAGGGCGTGCCCTCCTCATTTTGTCCGGCGATAAATCGTTTGGCTGGTTGTAGGGCCATACGTGATTCGATTCTTATTTTACTGGTTGACCGGCTGGGGACAGGGCGGCCGCGTGCGGCGCATATTTTGAAGAATACGCCTTCGCGTCCGACCTGCCCCAGCCGGTCCCGGGGACACGTCCCTGGCCGGAAACTCTTGTCCCCCGATAGTGCCAAAGGATCGAGCGTAACATATCCCAATCCGTGTGAAAAATAAGATCCTACCGTACCAATGCGTTCCCTGCTCGCCATTGCCCCGGTGCAGCCTCAAACCCCCTTGAAAAGTTTATGAAGGGGGTTCAGGGGGAAACTTTTTGAAAAAAGTTTCCCCCTGGCCGCCTGAGGCATCTTTATTGAATTCTTCCCTTCCTACGCATGGGCGCGCAGGTGGGCCACGGCGTTTTCGAACAGCACGGTGCCGAGCATGGGGTGTTCGCCCCGGGTGTAGCCCGGATGGTTGGTGGGGTGGTTGAAGGCCTCGGGATGGGGCATGAGTCCCAGAATCCGCCCGGACGGGTCGGTCAGGCCGGCGATGGCGTGGGGCGAACCGTTGGGGTTGGCCGGGTATTCCATGGTGGCCGCGCCCGAGGCCGGGTCGGCGTAGGTCAGGGCCACGGCCCCGGTGCGCACGAGGTCGTCGAGAACGGCCTGGGACATGGGCACGAGCTTGCCTTCGCCGTGGCGCACGGGCAGGTCCAGGCGCACGACGCCCCGGGTGAACACGCAGGGGCTGGCCGGGTTGGCGGCGAGAGTGACCCAGCGGTCTTCGAACCGGGCCGAGTCGTTGTTGGCTAGACTCACCTGCCGGGCGAAATAGTCGCCGCCGAGCGCCGGCAGCAGGCCGAGCTTGACCAGCAGCTGGAAGCCGTTGCAGATGCCGAGGATGAGTCCGCCGGCTTCAAAAAAAGTTTTGAGCTGGGTGAGCAGGGTTTCGCCGTCCGTGGTTTGCGCGTGTTTCCAGCGCACTGCGGCGGCTTGCGCCGCGCCCAGGTCGTCGCCGTCGAGAAATCCGCCTGGGAAAATCAGGAAATTATACGCGTCGATCCGCGTCCGGCCGGCGATGATGTCGGAGAAAAAAACGATGTCCGTGACGTCGGAACCGGCCATGCTCGCGGCATGAGCCGATTCCACTTCACAGTTGGTGCCGTAACCGGTGATCACGAGGGTGCGCACCTGCGCCATAAGGGAATCCTCCCGGAGGTTCCTTGAAAAATTGCGCCCGAAGGCTTACTTTGCGCGGCTGAACATAAGGGGCCGCCCCGACCGCGTCAACCGGGCCCGTTACGTGGGGCCGGATCGTTTCGGCGCGGGCCGCCGGGTACGCCGGCGCGCCCCGAACAGCACACACATCAAGGACGGCATCAGCAATGAAGACCAAATTTATTTTCGTTACGGGGGGGGTGCTGTCCTCCCTGGGCAAGGGGCTGGCCGCCGCCTCCATCGGCGCGCTGCTCCAGGCCCGGGGGCTTAAGGTCACCATCCAAAAGCTCGATCCCTACATCAACGTCGATCCCGGCACCATGAACCCCTTTCAGCACGGCGAGGTGTACGTCACCGACGACGGGGCCGAAACCGACCTCGACCTCGGGCATTATGAGCGTTTTCTCGGCGTGCCCATGAGCCAGGGCAACAACTACACCTCCGGCCGGGTCTATTTCAGCGTCATCCAGAAGGAGCGCCGGGGCGACTACCTGGGCGGCACGGTGCAGGTGATCCCGCACGTGACCGACGAGATCAAGCGGGCCATCCTCGGCGTCGCCGGTGATGAGGACGTGGCCATCATCGAGATCGGCGGCACGGTTGGCGACATCGAGGGCCAGCCGTTTCTGGAGGCCATCCGCCAGTTGCGCATGGACCTCGGCCGGGAAAACGTCCTCTACATCCACCTGACCCTGGTGCCGTATCTGCGCGTGGCCGGCGAGGTGAAGACCAAGCCCACCCAGCACAGCGTCAAGGAGCTGCGCTCCATCGGCATCCAGCCCGACATCATCATCTGCCGCAGCGAGGTGGACCTGACGCGGGACCTCAAGGAAAAGATCGCGCTTTTTTGCGACGTGGACGCCGACGCGGTGTTCACGGCCGTGGACGTCAAGGACATCTACGAGGTGCCGCTCAAGCTCTATGCCGAGGGCGTGGACCAGAAAATCGCCATTTTGTTGCGCCTGCCGGCGAAAAATGCCGATCTGACCGCCTGGCGGGCCATGGTCGACCGGCTGGACAACCCCTCCGGCTCGGTCTCCATCGCCATCGTCGGCAAGTATGTGGACCTCAAGGAGGCCTACAAGAGCCTGCACGAGGCGCTGGTGCACGCGGGCGGCATCGCCGGCGTGTCGATCCGTTTCGTGTACGTCAATTCCGAGGAAGTCACCCGCGAGAACGCGGCCGGGCACTTCGCCGGCATCGACGGCATCCTGGTCCCGGGCGGGTTTGGTTCGCGCGGGGTCGAGGGCAAGATCGCGGCCATCGAATACGCCCGCACCCAGGGCATCCCCTTTTTCGGCATCTGCCTCGGCATGCAGTGCGCGGTCATCGAATACGCCCGCCACGTGCTTGGGCTTTCCGGGGCCAATTCCGAGGAATTCGACCTGACCACCAGCGATCCGGTCATCTACCTCATGCGGGAATGGTTTGATTTCCGCACGAAGAAGATCGAGCGCCGCGACCCTTCCTGCAACAAGGGCGGCACCATGCGCCTGGGCGCTTATCCCTGCGTGGTCAAGCCCGACACCAAGGCCGCCGCGGCCTACGGCGCCGGGGAGATTTCCGAGCGTCACCGCCATCGCTACGAGTTCAACAAGGCCTACGCCGCCGCCTTCGAAGAGGGCGAAATGGTGTTAAGCGGCCTGTCCCCGGACGGGGAACTCGTGGAGATGGTGGAATTGCCCGAGCATCCCTGGTTTCTCGGCTGCCAGTTCCATCCGGAATTTAAAAGCAGCCCCATGAAACCCCATCCGCTCTTCCGGGAGTTCGTCCTGGCGGCCAAGCGCCAACAAGGGGCGTAGGAAGCCGCGCCTCGGCGGCCAGGGGGGCAACTTTTTTCAAAAAGTTGCCCCCCTGGCCGCCTCATCAAAAACTTTCAAAAGGGAATGCGGGGCCAGCGCCGTATCCCGGGTGAAGACGATCGGAAGGGTCGCCTTGTTGTTCTTGCGCGTGGAAGCCTTACCTCTTTGGTGAGGGCGCGCAGCCGGGGCGAGAGCACTTTCGGGCGCGCGGTTGCGCCGGGAAAAAGCAAAGGAGGCGCGCCGTGACGCATGACGCCACGCTTGCCGCGGCCAGGGCCAAGGATATCGCCTTGCTCGTGCTGGATGTGGACGGGGTTTTGACCGACGGCGGCCTGTACGTCGACGGCCGGGGGGAGATCGCCAAGCGGTTTCATGCCCAGGACGGGCTCGGCGTCAAGGCGGCCCAGATCGCCGGCGTCGCCGTGGCGGTCATAAGCGGCCTGGACAGCCCGGCCGTGGCCGCCCGCATCAAGGAACTCGGCATCGCCGAATACCATCCCGGCCATTACCGCAAGGTGCCGATCCTGCGCGCCATCTGGGAACGCACCGGCATAACCCCGCAGCGGACGGCCTATCTCGGCGACGACTGGGTGGACGCCGGCCCCATGGGGATTGTCGGTCTGCCCATGGCCGTGGCCGACGCCCAGCCGGAAATTTTGGACCTGGCCCTTTGGGTGACGAGCCGGGGCGGCGGGCAGGGCGCCGTGCGCGAGGCCATCCGTTTTATCCTGAATGCTTCCGGACACCTCGCGGCCGCGTACGACTGGTTCCTGCGGGAACGGTAAGACGGGCGGATTGCCACGACCCTTCGATTGTGGCATGCTTTTTGTTGGGCGGGGGCCGAACACGCGGCGGCCCCGTCCGACACGAAAACCTTAAAAAGCGCGTACGGCGGTAGACATGGCCCTGGAACTGCGACAGCAGCTCAAATTGTCCCAGCAGCTGGTGATGACCCCCCAACTGCAACAAGCCATCAAGCTCCTGCAGCTGTCCCGGTTGGAGCTCCTGGAGAGCGTGCAGCAGGAACTTCTGGAAAACCCCCTTCTCGAGGAATCCATAGAGGAAGATCGGCAGCCCGAATCCACAATGGCCGAGGACAACCTCGGCCCGAGCGGCGACACCAGCGACGCGGCCATGGAAAAGGAGCTGCTCAAAAACGCCGAGTGGGACGACTACCTCGGTGATTTCGCCAGCACCGGCCGACAGGCCCAGGCGCACGAGTCGGAGATCCCGGAAGAGGGCATGGCCTTCGACGCGAGGCTTGCCTCCAAGCCCTCTCTTGAAGGGCACCTCGGCTGGCAGATGCGTCTGTCCAATTTCACGCCCAAGCAGCTCGAGATCGGCGAGGCCATCGTCGGCAGCCTCAACTCCTCGGGCTATCTGCGCGCTTCCCTCGACGAGCTGGCCCAGATGACGTCCACCAGCGTCGAGGCGGTGGAGGAAGTGCTGCACCGCCTCCAGCGTTTCGACCCTGTGGGCGTGGCCGCCCGCACCCCCAGCGAGTGCCTGCTGACCCAGATCGAGGTCTACGGCTACGACGATCCCATTTTGATCGAGCTTGTGCGCGACCACCTCGAGGACCTGGAGAAAAAGCGCTACAAGCCGCTGGCCAAGAAATTTCGTATCGCCATGGAAAAGCTCAAGGAATACCTGGAGCTGATCCAGACGCTCAATCCCATGCCCGGGGCCAGCTACGGCTCGGGCGATCCCATCTATGTGAGCCCCGACGCCTTCGTCTACAAGTACGGCGACGACTTCGTCATCCTGCTCAACGAAGAGGGCATGCCCCGGCTTAACGTCAATATGACCTACATGGACGGGCTTAACCCGAAGGCGGACAAGGACAAGGATTACCTGCAAGACAAGATGCGCTCGGCCATGTGGCTCATGAAAAGCCTCTACCAGCGCCAGCGCACGCTCTACAAGGTCCTGGAGAGCATCCTCAAGTTCCAGCGGGAGTTTTTTGAGCACGGCGTGACGCGACTGCGGCCGCTGATTTTAAAGGACGTGGCTGACGACATCAGCATGCACGAATCCACGGTCAGCCGCATCACGTCCAACAAATACGTGGCCACGCCCCACGGCATCTTCGAGCTGAAGTTCTTTTTCAACAGTTCCCTGGAACTCGACGACGGCAGCACGGTGGGTTCGGAGTCGGTCAAGGCCATGATCAAGCGGATCATCGCCGGCGAGAACGCCAAGAAACCCATCAGCGACGAGGCCATCGCCGATATGCTCAAGGAAGAGCTGCAAATCAACATCGCCCGCCGTACCGTGGCCAAATACCGCACGGCCATGGGCATCGAATCTTCGTCCAAACGCAAGGAAGTTTTCTGATGCTTCGGGCCGCACATGCGGCCCAACACCATGCCACCCGGAGGGATATATGAACATTACTTTTAATTTCAAGAATTTCGAGCCTTCGGATCATTTGCGCGACTACGCCCGCAAACGTTTCGAGAAGCTCGCCAAGTATACCGTCGCCACCGACGCCTCGGAGTTGCAGGTCAACCTTGCCGTGGAAAAGACCCGCCAGCTGGCCGACGTCATCTTCCTGGCCGACAATATGCACATCTCGGCCCACGAGGCTTCCGAGGACATGTACTCCACCATCGACATGATCCTTGACAAAGTCGAGGCGCAGGCCAAGAAGTTCCGCGAGAAGCAAAAGGACCGCCGCCGCCAGAAAGCCGAGGTCGTCCACACCCAGGTCATCAGCATAAGCGAGGATGCCGACGGCGCGCGTACGCCCACCATCGTCCAGACCGACGATTACGAGCCCAAGCCCATGGCCGTGGAAGAGGCGGCCATGCAGCTCGAAAGCCTCAAGTACGAGTTCATGGTGTTCATCAACTCCGAAACCGACCGGCCCAATGTCATCTACCGTTTGCGCAACGGCGACTTCGGCCTCATTGATCCTGGAACGGGAGCGTAAATGCGTCTTGAGGATTATCTCCAGCCCGATTTCGTGATCGGGGAGCTTGTGTCCGAGTCCAAACCCGACGTGCTGGCCGAACTGATCGCCCCGATGAAGGCCAGATGGCCCGATTTCGACGATGTCCGGGCGCGCCAGGTGCTGCTTGACCGGGAAAACCTCGGCACCACGGGGATCGGCGACGGCGTCGCCATTCCCCACGGCAAGATGGAGAACCTCGAGCAGATCGTCATCGTCGTCGGCCGCAGCTTAAAGGGCGTCAACTTCGATGCGCTGGATTTCAAGCCCTGCCGCATCTTCTTTCTCGTCCTCGCCCCGGAGCACGTGGCGGGCCTGCACCTGCGCATCCTGGCCCACATCTCCCGGCTGCTGTCCGACGAATCCTTCCGGCACGCCTTCATGAGCGCCGAAAACGACGCCGCCTTGTGGCAGGTGCTCACGGCCGCGGCCTGATACAACACGAAACGTCACCTCTCCGTGCGCCGACCGACACGCCGGCGCACGGGGAGTCTGTCATGTCGGGCCCGGGAGGGCGCGCGCCATGGAAGACTCGCCTGCGGCACTGACCATCGTCATTTTGACCGGACTTTCGGGTTCCGGGAAATCCACCGCGCTACGGGTCTTCGAGGACCTGGGCTTTTTTTGCGTGGACGGACTGCCCGTCAGCCTCGTGCCCAAGCTCATCGGCCTGTTCGAGGAGAAGGGCGGCCAGCGCTACAAGGGGCTCGCCCTCGGCATGGACGTGCGCCAGGCCGACATGGACACCGACTGGGGGGCGACGCTGGCCCAGGTCAAGGGCGCTTCGTCATCCCTGCAAATCATCTTCCTCGAAGCCGACACCC
Above is a genomic segment from Solidesulfovibrio fructosivorans JJ] containing:
- a CDS encoding NAD(P)H-dependent flavin oxidoreductase, whose product is MSFPSLTIGDLFLPVALVQGGMGVGISLSGLASAVAASGGLGVISAAGIGVKEPDFSSNYIEANNRTLAREIRAVRAKTAGALGVNIMVAMANFADLVKTALRENVDVIFSGAGLPLDLPSYLTEGSKTKLVPIISSARAAVILCKKWLSRFGRTPDAFVVEGPMAGGHLGFKAEQIDDPAFALEKLVTEVVAGLGPYTAPNGLPIPVIAAGGVYTGADIRRFITLGAAGVQMGTRFVATDECDADERFKQTYIAATEQDLVIIKSPVGMPGRAIRNGFLERVANGDKTPSSCPYHCIHSCEHGKAPYCITLALANAQRGRLTQGFAFAGQNAWRVDRIMPVAELFEELTAQYAQAEAAALLPQNQEVGEQDATQADIVRPLAASL
- the gluQRS gene encoding tRNA glutamyl-Q(34) synthetase GluQRS, with protein sequence MTVTRFAPSPTGFLHLGHAFSALTAFCAAREAGGRFLLRIEDIDPVRCKPAYTQKMLEDLHWLGLTWEEPVRVQSAHMAEYAAALGHLRARGLIYPCFCTRREIGELAAPQENDDVGPIYPGTCRNLSESERAARVRTHPCVWRLDMARACAQAGELTWHDAARGEIRAAPARFGDVVLARKDVLTSYHLSVTVDDALQGVTLVTRGQDLFAATDIHRLLQALLDLPTPRYRHHPLLRDATGRRYAKRDKSLTLRALREAGKTPAEVRAMAGCDTISR
- the tadA gene encoding tRNA adenosine(34) deaminase TadA, coding for MALQPAKRFIAGQNEEGTPFPPSPPGWASFEAVMALALEKARGAAAQGEAPVGAVVLSAAGELLGAAGNAPITRHDPTAHAEILALRQAAAHVGNYRLPGSIMAVTLEPCVMCLGAMIHARVGLLVYGASDPRTGAIASMLPGPDLPFFNHRFDVLSGVLEATCGGLLRDFFRERRSRPADTDNE
- a CDS encoding phosphoribosylformylglycinamidine synthase subunit PurQ yields the protein MAQVRTLVITGYGTNCEVESAHAASMAGSDVTDIVFFSDIIAGRTRIDAYNFLIFPGGFLDGDDLGAAQAAAVRWKHAQTTDGETLLTQLKTFFEAGGLILGICNGFQLLVKLGLLPALGGDYFARQVSLANNDSARFEDRWVTLAANPASPCVFTRGVVRLDLPVRHGEGKLVPMSQAVLDDLVRTGAVALTYADPASGAATMEYPANPNGSPHAIAGLTDPSGRILGLMPHPEAFNHPTNHPGYTRGEHPMLGTVLFENAVAHLRAHA
- a CDS encoding CTP synthase, giving the protein MKTKFIFVTGGVLSSLGKGLAAASIGALLQARGLKVTIQKLDPYINVDPGTMNPFQHGEVYVTDDGAETDLDLGHYERFLGVPMSQGNNYTSGRVYFSVIQKERRGDYLGGTVQVIPHVTDEIKRAILGVAGDEDVAIIEIGGTVGDIEGQPFLEAIRQLRMDLGRENVLYIHLTLVPYLRVAGEVKTKPTQHSVKELRSIGIQPDIIICRSEVDLTRDLKEKIALFCDVDADAVFTAVDVKDIYEVPLKLYAEGVDQKIAILLRLPAKNADLTAWRAMVDRLDNPSGSVSIAIVGKYVDLKEAYKSLHEALVHAGGIAGVSIRFVYVNSEEVTRENAAGHFAGIDGILVPGGFGSRGVEGKIAAIEYARTQGIPFFGICLGMQCAVIEYARHVLGLSGANSEEFDLTTSDPVIYLMREWFDFRTKKIERRDPSCNKGGTMRLGAYPCVVKPDTKAAAAYGAGEISERHRHRYEFNKAYAAAFEEGEMVLSGLSPDGELVEMVELPEHPWFLGCQFHPEFKSSPMKPHPLFREFVLAAKRQQGA
- a CDS encoding KdsC family phosphatase, with amino-acid sequence MTHDATLAAARAKDIALLVLDVDGVLTDGGLYVDGRGEIAKRFHAQDGLGVKAAQIAGVAVAVISGLDSPAVAARIKELGIAEYHPGHYRKVPILRAIWERTGITPQRTAYLGDDWVDAGPMGIVGLPMAVADAQPEILDLALWVTSRGGGQGAVREAIRFILNASGHLAAAYDWFLRER
- the rpoN gene encoding RNA polymerase factor sigma-54, producing MALELRQQLKLSQQLVMTPQLQQAIKLLQLSRLELLESVQQELLENPLLEESIEEDRQPESTMAEDNLGPSGDTSDAAMEKELLKNAEWDDYLGDFASTGRQAQAHESEIPEEGMAFDARLASKPSLEGHLGWQMRLSNFTPKQLEIGEAIVGSLNSSGYLRASLDELAQMTSTSVEAVEEVLHRLQRFDPVGVAARTPSECLLTQIEVYGYDDPILIELVRDHLEDLEKKRYKPLAKKFRIAMEKLKEYLELIQTLNPMPGASYGSGDPIYVSPDAFVYKYGDDFVILLNEEGMPRLNVNMTYMDGLNPKADKDKDYLQDKMRSAMWLMKSLYQRQRTLYKVLESILKFQREFFEHGVTRLRPLILKDVADDISMHESTVSRITSNKYVATPHGIFELKFFFNSSLELDDGSTVGSESVKAMIKRIIAGENAKKPISDEAIADMLKEELQINIARRTVAKYRTAMGIESSSKRKEVF
- the hpf gene encoding ribosome hibernation-promoting factor, HPF/YfiA family, with product MNITFNFKNFEPSDHLRDYARKRFEKLAKYTVATDASELQVNLAVEKTRQLADVIFLADNMHISAHEASEDMYSTIDMILDKVEAQAKKFREKQKDRRRQKAEVVHTQVISISEDADGARTPTIVQTDDYEPKPMAVEEAAMQLESLKYEFMVFINSETDRPNVIYRLRNGDFGLIDPGTGA
- a CDS encoding PTS sugar transporter subunit IIA, producing MRLEDYLQPDFVIGELVSESKPDVLAELIAPMKARWPDFDDVRARQVLLDRENLGTTGIGDGVAIPHGKMENLEQIVIVVGRSLKGVNFDALDFKPCRIFFLVLAPEHVAGLHLRILAHISRLLSDESFRHAFMSAENDAALWQVLTAAA